ACCCACCAGGCTAAATGCCTTTGATAATGCCCTTTTAGATGCGGGGATTGGTGACGTGAACCTAATAACAGTATCCAGCATACTCCCTAAAGACACAGAGATAGTTGAACTTCCTTACATTAAGGAAGGTAAAATGGTTAATTGTGTCCTGGCCTGCGCACATTCAGACCAGCCAGGGGATTTAATAACCGCTGCAGTGGCAGTGGCAATATCCGATGATTTTGGGTGTGTGGTGGAACACTCCGGGGTGAACCAGGACCCAGATGTCATCAAAGAAGAAGCGGAAACCATGGTAAAGTACATGATGCAGGTGAGGGGTCTTACCATCAGGGAAATCATCATAGCACATGAAAGTCATATAGTTAAAGAAGAGGCAGTTGCACTGGCTGCTGTGGTATATCTGGAATGACTCATGTGGCTACTTTAGATAGAATACTAATTACTAGTCCTTTAAAATAGTGATCATGAATGATACTGAATAAAAACCAACTTTGAAGTAAAATTCAAGTGTTTTATTGGGTTCAGGGGCCTAGAATAAGTTTTGATAGGAGGAGGGTAACTATGAATAGAGAAGATCAGGAATTTTGGGGTGAGGTATGCCAGGATTTAATTGAGGAATCTCAAAGGGCAATATCCCCTCTTATAGGATCCCAAAAGAGTGGAGAGATAGTTAAAATGGGTGCTGATGGAACTCCAACCACTCTTATTGACATGGTGGCAGAAAACAAGGTTATGGAAGTTTTGGAAGGTGTTGACAGACCATTAACTCTTATAAGTGAAGAAATTGGTGAAGTAACCATTGGTGAAGGCCCATCTGATGCCATACTGGTGGTGGACCCCCTGGACGGCACCAGCAATGCAGTGAAGAACATACCTGCCTACGGGATATCCGTAGCAGTGGCACCTATTTCCCCTGGAAAAAAAGGTTCTTTAACTATTCAGGATATTCAGATGGGTGTGGTGAAAAACTATGCTACAGAAGATATTTACAGTGCAGTTAAGGGCCAGGGGGCTTTTGTTAATGGGAATGATCTTACACCATCTCTTAAGCAGGATTTAGCCCATATATCTCTGGGAGCTTACGTTTACAGGATGGACATGGGAAAAATCGAAATTCTCTGCAAAAGTGTCAGAAGAATGAGAATTCTGGGGGCGGTGGCAATAGAACTCTCCTATGTTGCCGATGGAACCTACGATGCATTCGTTGATGTGAAAAATAATCTACGGTTGGTTGATGTTGCTGCAGCCAAGCTTATCCTGGAAGAAAGTGGGGGGATTGTGACGGATTCCAATGGAAAATCCCTTAATGGGAGGTTAAGTGTTCTGGAGAAAACTTCCCTTATAGCTACCTGTAATGAAGTTATTCATAAAAAGATAATGGATATACTGGAGGGGATTTAATGATCATGGGATTGGTGGCTCGTAGTGACATAAAAGGCGCAGTGGAACTTGCTCAGGAAATTGCTGATTTTTTAACCGAAAAAGAGGTGGATATTGTTCTGGACACTCCCCTGGCCATGGAACTGGAGAAATATCAGGACAAACAATGTGAACTGAAGGACATGGATGTGGACATGGTGGTTGCTATTGGGGGAGATGGAACTATCCTCCGCACCCAGAGTTACATTAGCCACAAAAAAATTCCATTAATTGGAATTAACATGGGAACTGTTGGATTTTTAACAGAAATAGATCCTGAAAACGCTTTCACAGCTATTGAAGCCGTTCTTGCCGGGAATTATTTTGTGGAAAAAAGAAACCAGCTTCTGGTATGGCACAATCATGAGTTACCCCCTGCCCTAAATGAGGTGGTGCTCATGACCCGTAAACCCGCCAAAATGCTCCACATCCAGATCAGTGTGGATGATGAGATAATGGAGGAATTGCGTGCTGACGGACTTATAATTGCCACACCCAGCGGGTCCACGGCCTATTCCATGTCTGCGGGTGGTCCAATTATTGATCCCAGGGTTGAAGCATTTGTAATAGTTCCTATATGTCCATTTAAATTGGGGGCCAGACCCACCGTTGTTTCCGATGGAAGCACCATAAAGGTTAAACTCCTCAGGGAAGGTAAAAAGGCCATAGCAGTCATTGATGGTCAGTTTGAGGAAGAAATAAACTACATGGATGAGATCATCTTCCATAAATCAGATAACTGCGCATACTTCGTGCGCCTCACCAAAGATTTCTACCGGAAAGTACGAGAAAAGTTAACCCAGGGCGGAATCAATTAAAATGAAAATTCTCATAGTAGACCTGACCCATGGTGGAACCATACTGGCCTCTGAATTTTCTAAAAAACAGGACTGTAAGGTTTTTGCATGGGACATCTACCACACCCTCTCCGAAGAAGATAAATCCGCACTGGAAGTCCAGGGAATAGAAATGGTTGATGAATCATTCTATGAAAGTTATTTCAATGAAAATCTTTCCTATGGCGATGATATCTCCGGAGATGATACCTCGAGAGATAATAACTCCGAATTACTGGTTGTAGCTCCGGTGCACTGTAATCTGCCCCATCCTCCCCACATGACCCACCACCAGGCAGTGGGATTTCTCTTGAAAGACCTGATAACAGTGCCGGTAATTGAAATCACCGGGGTGAAGGGTAAAACCAGCACAGCAGCCATGCTCAAGGAGATATACCGTGATAAAAACCCGCTGATATTAAGTAGTCTTGGTGTTGAAGTTGCTGGTGTAGGATGCCAAATCACTCTCCAGAAAGACATTAGCATAACTCCGGCCAGTATCATAACCGCCTGGAAACTTGCACAGGAATTTTATAAAGATAAAAAATTCGATAAGGATAACTTTTGTAATAAAATCCCCAGAGTAGATATCTGCATATTTGAAAGTTCCCTGGGAGGAACAGGACTAGCAGATGTAGGAGTTATCACCAATATTGCTGAGGATTATACCATAGCCAAGGGAAGTAGCAGTGCCAGTAAAGCCAAGCTACAGATGTTTGAAAGCAAACTAGTAGTCTGTGATAATAATTCTTACCAGGAAATTTATTCCCATCACGCTCCAGTAAACCAGAAAACGAATACATTCTCCATGGGTGGGGAAAAAAATGATAATGTAAATGTTAAAGTGCACAATATTAATTATGGGCTCCATAAGACAGTATTCCAGGTGGAAGTAACCGATCTTGTAACCATAGATGGGAAGTCAATAAACACCTCCTTTGAAGTTTCCACATTTGCCCCTGCCCAACACCACATTGAAAACACACTTTCAGCAATAACTGCATCTTTATCCATGGGAACTCCCCCCAAATCTGTGATTAAAGGTCTGGAAAACTTCAGTGGACTGCCTGGGAGAACATCCCTCAGTAAAAGAGGCAAAATAATGATTATTCAGGAGATCAATCCTGGAATAAACGTTACGGCAGTAAAAAAAGCAGTTAACATGATAAAAGGTTATGAAAAACCAGCACTGATACTGGGGGGAAGTTACGGTGTAACCTGTGAGGAGATTGATGAAAAATCTCTTTCAAACTTTTTAGCTGACCTGAATGATGATATCTTCCTGATATTAACCGGAGATCTGGGTTGCAGTGTAAGGGAAAGGATGGGAAAAAACTATAATTATCATAATAACATAGAACTGGCACTTAACGAGGCAGAAAAGGCCGGTGCAAAAAATATATTGCTAATATATCGTTCCAATTTTTCAGAATTAAGCAGAAGATAACACCAGAGAAGATAACTTTAAATCGTTCCATGATAAACAGAATAGGTGGTTAATTTTTCTCATGACAACATTTATTAAAGATCATAGGAAATCAATCAACTAAGGATTCTTATACAAGTCTGCTATCTTAGGCAGCAGCTTTTAAATGACAAACTTTTATGACTTAAATTCAGTAATTCGCCACACTCGGAGATGATGCATTGCAGGTAGGTACAAGAGGAAGCAGTCTGGCCATGGTTCAAACCAAAAATATAATCACCTCTTTATCAAAAATAACAGATGAGGAAACAAACATAACCGTAATAAAAACCACAGGGGATAAAATAAAAGACTCTCAACTTTATAATATGGATGTGAAGGGAATATTCACCAAGGAACTTGACAGAGCAGTCTTGGAAGAAGAGGTTGATTTTGCAGTGCACAGTTTAAAGGACCTTCCCAGTGAATTAAATGATGAACTGGAAATTGTAGCAGTCCCACCACGGGAATCACCTCACGATGTACTGGTATCACCCTATAAATGGGATGAACTCCCTGAAGGGGCAACATTAGGGACCAGCAGCCTTAGAAGAGAGGCATTCTGCAGGTATCATCAAAAAAATGTGGATATACAGCCCATCAGGGGTAACATTGACACCCGGATAAAAAAAATCACCAGTGGAGAATATCAGGCCACTTTAATGGCTGAGGCAGGTCTTAGAAGATTAGGGCTCTCTGAACACATCCAGCAAAGATTTCCATTAGATTACATAACTCCCGCAGCAGGCCAGGGGGCACTGGCAGTTGTTGCCAGGAATGATAGTAGTAAAAAAGACATTTTAAAAGCTTTAAATCACAAAGATTCTTATCAAGAAATCATGGCTGAAAAGAAAGTTTTAGAAGTACTCGGTGTGGGTTGTCAGTGGCCTCTTGGAGTTTGTGCACGGGCACAGGGAGATGAACTGGAACTTCAAACTATTTTACTTACCAAAGAGGGCGAACTCATCTCTAAACATAGTATGAGAGGCCCAATAAACCAGGCTGAAGATATCGGTCTTGAAATTGCCAGACGCATGGGGGAGGATTGCTAGTGAAAAAGTTAAATGTGGGAGTTGTTGGTGTAGGGGCCATGGGCCACAACCACGTAAGGGTATACACCCGACTGAAAAACGCCAACCTCCTGGCTGTCTCTGATCTCATGAAAGGCACCCTGGCAGAAGTTTCCAAGAAATACAACACCGTAGGATTTGTTGATTACGATAATGTGCTTAAAATGCCTGAAATAGATGCAGTAAGTGTTTGTGTTCCCACTACCTACCATTACGAGGTAGTGATGAGTGCCATTGAACAGGGAAAACACGTTCTGGTGGAAAAACCCATTGCCTTCACCCTGAAGGAAGCCAAGGACATGGTCAAAGCCGCCAGAAAACAGGGAGTGAAACTGGCCACTGGCCACGTGGAACGATTCAACCCAGCAGTTCTAGAAGCTAAAAAGCTTTTAAGAGAAAAGTTGATTGGTGAAGTTGTCTCTGTTTCCGCCAAGCGTGTTGGGCCTTTCCCTCCACGAATAAAGGATGTGGGTGTGACTATAGATCTGGCTATCCATGAGGTGGATGTTATGGCTTATCTTTTGGACAGCCCTGTTTCCAAGGTATACGCCCATGTGGGTAGTAGACTGGAAAAATGTGAATATGAGGACCATGCCGAGATCATGATGGAATTTTATAACAATGCCATCGGTATGTTGGAGGTTAACTGGCTCACACCATATAAAAAACGGCAGCTGGAAGTTACTGGTACTGATGGTATAATCTCCCTGGATTATATCGACCAGACTGTGGAGATTTTTGGTAAAAACGCCAGGAATGTCCGGGTACCACACCATGAACCCCTTATGGTAGAGCTGGAATCATTCTTAAATGCAATCATGCTTGATGAAAAGCCAAAAATAACCGGGGAAGATGGAATACACGCCCTTAAAACTGTCTTAGCGGCAATGAAATCAGCCAAAGAGAAAATTCCAGTTAAGATTGATATTGATTAATCCAGGTTATTCATCATTTCATTAGGTATTTGATAATCCCATTTGATTTGATTAATTCCATTGATTGTAAGATTCATGTTACATTGTGATAGATTTTAATTGGCATGAAGCATAAAATTTGTAGCAGACTACACTGGACAATTCAGGAGGGGTATAATGAACCAAAAACTCATTGAAAAAGCTCATGAACTTAGAAGCAGAGGTTTTACCACTGGGGAGATAGCTGACGAACTCAATGTCTCAAAAGACACTGCTCGGTGGCTGGTACTCCAGGGAACTGATAAAACTAAAGAAAAAGCTCAGGAAAAAGCACCAGTTGATTTTGCCATTAATTGGAAGAGTCTGGGTGGTAGTTCGAGGAGAATGTCCTATGTTTCTGCAGCCATGGCGGATATGGCACAACAGCATGGTGATGTGGAGGTAGTGGTGGGAATTACAGTAAGTGGAATACCATTCGCCACCATGATGGCCGAGTTTTTAGATGCAGATATGGCTGTATTCCATCCCATTAAACATCGCAAGGAAGAGGATGCTCGGGGAGCAGTGAGCAGTAATTTCGCGTCTGTCGAAGGAAAAAGAGTGATAATAGTGGATGATGTCATAACCAGTGGGGGAACCGTTGCCGAAGCAATAAAAGTCTTCCGAAGCCTGGGAGCAGACCCACTGGCAGCAGTGGTCTTAATCGACAAGAAAGGTCTTATAGAATTGGAGAAAGTCCCTGTAGAATCGCTTATACGTGTAAGTAGACTGGGATAACCTGATTATCTCAGATATTTTTTTTTATTTCGATAATTTATTTAATAATAAAAGCCCATTTATACAAAACCCATTTATACAGTTTTGTTGTTGATATAAACCAGTTATTTTGAATTTCTTTTTATTTCTTTTTAAAAATATTTTTTTAAAAAAAAGAGGAGTATAACGCAGTAAATAACGGCTATTTAAGCATTTATACTCTGTATCTTAATATAGCTCCAATACCTCCGAATGCACGGAGTAGCTGCATTCCTTCCTCGGTTTCAGTGGATATAATCTCAACTTCTGAACCAACTTCTTCAGCCAGGGCAACAAAGTCACTAACAACATCCTCGGAAGAAGAGACTTTCATTGTTTCACCACATTTTGCACAGGCCTTTTCTTTAACTTCACCCTCATTTTTAACGGTTTTTTCTTCCTGGTTTCCGCAGGAAGGGCACTGGTAGGTGTATCTTTTGGATTTAATGTCCTCTGAGAGTAATAAAACTTCCACTGCACCGTTAATCAGGTTTTGCCTTACTTCTGCTTCACCATAGGATGCCAGACCATTTTCATCCACCAGTTCCGTCAGGAAACGTTGAACCAGTTTCTTCTCACGCATGATGTCTATTTCAGTGAGGACATCCATGGATTTATCTATAACTTCTCTGATACCAAATTCTCCAGTGTATGAAGTGTCCACAGTGGTGATGATTTTTTGTTTGATTTCATGGTGCAAATAATCGCCGTTGACAAAATCCTCTTTAGTATGCCCTGGGCCTCCAATAATGACTCCTTTGAGGCCTTCAAGGTCTAAAAATGCATCGTTCATATGTTCCCCAATTCGTTTAAGGAATTCATGGGCTGCCAGTTCAATCAATCGATCGAAACGTCTCTGGGACTGTCCACCGGCCTTGTGTTTTCCAGGAACACCACTGGTGAGGTTTTTGACTATGTCTATTCTTTTACCCTTCATTATAGCTATTGTGGCTTCCTTTCGGTCAATAACTGCCAATCCATAGATTTCCTTATCTTCCAGGATTTCCTGCAGTGGTTCCAGGAAGAACTGGGAGTCACAATGATAAGTATATGTCTGAACAGGCTCTGGGGGTTCGAAAACATAGGTTTCCATCTTTTCCGTTCCAGGACCACCTTTGGGTATCATACCCACAAAGAGCACCAGGCCCCTCGCAGGCGGTTTTGGGAAAAGCCGCATACGTTGCATTATTACTTCAATGGCCGATTGAACATTCTTTTTAGTCTGTTTACTCTTGATATTAGCACTTTGACTTAGTTCTTCTCGCATGTGCTTTACCACATCGCTGATCTGCTTATTTGGAGGTATATAAACAGACACCAACTCGGTACCTCTCCCTTTTTTATCAGAGAGTTCCTTCAGGGTGCGCTTAACCTCATAAAGTTCGGTTGATGATGGTTCTGACATTTAATATCGCTCCTAAACTGATAAAAATTATAATAAGTACGTTTATTTTATGGATTCTCCAGAAGATTATTATCTGGTTACCATACTAATAATTACTGTTATTTCATTCTACAAATTTTCCTACTATAATCTTCTTGTAAAATATTAGAATTTATACTAATTAGATATTCTATCTAAACTTTATATTATATGTAAACTTACATTATCTTTGGTGATGAGATGCGCGTAGTGATCACAGTAGGTGGATCCATAATAATCAGGGACCACGATTATAAAAAATTTCAGGATTATGCAAAAGTATTGAAGAGTATGGCAGCCGAACACCAGATCATGGTGGTGGTAGGTGGTGGTAAAACCGCCAGGGACTACATTGGAATAGCCAGAGATCTGGGGGCATCGGAAGCCCTCTGTGATGATATTGGAATTGAAGTCACTCGACTCAACGCACGACTACTTATAACTGCCCTGGGTAATGATGCTTATCCACGGGTCCCTCACAACTTTGCTGAGGCACTTGAATTTTCCACCACGGGTAAGATCGTGGTAATGGGAGGCACGGAACCCGCACACAGCACTGATGCAGTGGGCAGTATCCTTGCAGAGTTTGTTGGAGCAGATTTACTCTTAAACGCCACTTCTGTTGATGGTTTGTATGATAAAGATCCCAACAAGTACCCTGATGCAAAAATGTTTCCGGAGATCACTCCAAAGGAGATGATGGGGATGCTGGCTGATAAGGAGATGAAAGCGGGTACCTATGAATTCCTGGATAAAACCGCCATACAGATCATAGCTCGTTCCAGGATAAAAACTGTCATTTTCAATGGAGAAAATGCTGAAAACCTAAAAAAAGCTTTGAACAATAATATGGGTACTTTAATTAAACCTAATATTGAATAAATCTATCCTGAACAGGTAATAAATGGAATAAACCTATTCTAAAAAAAATTAAAAGCTAAAAAAATATTTTAAAAAATTCTAAAGAGGTAATATTTATGATTGAACAACACAAACACTGTCCTGTTTGCGGGACCCCCATGCCCTTGAATGAAAGGTTTTGCTCACCCAACTGTGAGCAGATAGCCCTGGCCAACCAGAAGAAAGTCCAAAAAAGCAAGAGACTGCTTTACATTTTATTCGGATTATTCATAATAGTCTGGTTGTTTTTCATGTTAAGGGGCCAGCTAGGATTTTAGACGGATTTTTAAAATAATTTTTTTAAAAAAAATAAATAATGGGTTTAACTAATATTTCAGGTCCGAAAAACTGTCTATTGCAGAAGTTCGGGTATGAAATATTATAAATAACCGATTCATAAATAACGGATTCTTATAAATTCCGATTCTTTTTTACACTGACAATCCTATTCAGAGTATTCTTGTAATTTTGTAGATTTGTAGGATTTATTCCCTAATATTATTCCCTAATATTCAATATTCCATATATTAAGAGTCCAACTCCGGTTAAGACTCCTAAAATATCAGGGTTCACGTTGTAGAAACCTACAATAAGGAAGAGGAATCCGAATAATAGTCCGAATATTCCCGCATACACTTTGTAAGTTTTCCTTTCACCAACAAGTAGGGCAATGATTCCGGTAATAAGTAACAGGATCCCTGTAATTATATATGCCCAGAGACCGAGGCTTATTATCCAGGAGGTGTTGAACAGGAAGGTTACACCCATAACTATTCCCACTATCCCCACCAGGAAGGGGAATAACCATAAATCATTGGATGTTCTTTCACCAAACCCTAAAAGGGTTAACCAAATACCCATTCCCAGTATTAAAAGTCCAGATATGAGGCCAAGAGTGGCAAGCCCCACTACTGGTGCAGTTATCATTACAACTGCCACTATTATTGCAATAATTCCAACTATCGTGTTTTTCATTTAAAAAACCTCATTGATGTTTCCTTGCAATTATCTAAACCTTATTTTAACATAATTATTTGAATTAAACAAACTAATTGCAGTTTTTAATTTCTAATGGGAAGAAATACGTTTCAGTATTAACTTTTGTCCTTTGATTATAATAAATTTAATGGTACAGATCGGGTTAGGGGAACTAAAACTACCAGTTTATAACTTAACTTACCAAATTATAACTTAACTCAAATACTATAATGGAAATATAATTACTATAAAAAGATAGTACCATAAAAGAAAATATAAACTTTAGTAAGGAGGTCTACCATGCTCGTTTTAACCACTCCAACCATAGAGGGGAAAAAAATCAATGAATATTATGGTTTAGTCAATGGTGAGTCCCTTTTAGGGGCAAATGTTTACAAAGACATGTTTTCAGGTGTGAGGGACGTGGTGGGGGGCAGAACATCTGCCTACGAAGAAGAACTGAAAAAAGCCAGAGAAGTTGCTTTAGAAAGTATGAAAGAAAAAGCTGCAGATAAAGGGGCTAATGCGGTTATTGGCACACGTCTGGCCTATCACAACCTTGGTGGGACCATGGGGAATACCATTATGGTCACTGTTTTTGGAACTGCGGTTTCCTACGAGGAATAAAATTTCCTATCTATGAAGTAAAAAGTATATTCATATTTCACATCCATTAGGTCTTTAGCTGTTAATTAGGAAGGGATAGGATTGTTAACATCGGTTGTGAATTTTTTAAAAGAAAAACGATGGGCATTTGCTGCCATACTTATAGGAACCGGCACTGGCTTTTTGTCAGCGGTAATGTGTGTAATGTGGGATCTGGTCATTTTTGGGTTTAACATTATGTTCATTGTATCTCCACTCATAGCTGGTTTTGTGGAAACATACATAGCCCGACGTATGTACGGTAAAAGCACAGGAGCAATCAGCGCACTTTTAATATTTGTAA
Above is a genomic segment from Methanobacterium sp. containing:
- the prf1 gene encoding peptide chain release factor aRF-1, giving the protein MSEPSSTELYEVKRTLKELSDKKGRGTELVSVYIPPNKQISDVVKHMREELSQSANIKSKQTKKNVQSAIEVIMQRMRLFPKPPARGLVLFVGMIPKGGPGTEKMETYVFEPPEPVQTYTYHCDSQFFLEPLQEILEDKEIYGLAVIDRKEATIAIMKGKRIDIVKNLTSGVPGKHKAGGQSQRRFDRLIELAAHEFLKRIGEHMNDAFLDLEGLKGVIIGGPGHTKEDFVNGDYLHHEIKQKIITTVDTSYTGEFGIREVIDKSMDVLTEIDIMREKKLVQRFLTELVDENGLASYGEAEVRQNLINGAVEVLLLSEDIKSKRYTYQCPSCGNQEEKTVKNEGEVKEKACAKCGETMKVSSSEDVVSDFVALAEEVGSEVEIISTETEEGMQLLRAFGGIGAILRYRV
- a CDS encoding pyruvoyl-dependent arginine decarboxylase, with translation MKVSITSGRSEGPTRLNAFDNALLDAGIGDVNLITVSSILPKDTEIVELPYIKEGKMVNCVLACAHSDQPGDLITAAVAVAISDDFGCVVEHSGVNQDPDVIKEEAETMVKYMMQVRGLTIREIIIAHESHIVKEEAVALAAVVYLE
- the pyrH gene encoding UMP kinase, with the protein product MRVVITVGGSIIIRDHDYKKFQDYAKVLKSMAAEHQIMVVVGGGKTARDYIGIARDLGASEALCDDIGIEVTRLNARLLITALGNDAYPRVPHNFAEALEFSTTGKIVVMGGTEPAHSTDAVGSILAEFVGADLLLNATSVDGLYDKDPNKYPDAKMFPEITPKEMMGMLADKEMKAGTYEFLDKTAIQIIARSRIKTVIFNGENAENLKKALNNNMGTLIKPNIE
- a CDS encoding orotate phosphoribosyltransferase-like protein; the encoded protein is MNQKLIEKAHELRSRGFTTGEIADELNVSKDTARWLVLQGTDKTKEKAQEKAPVDFAINWKSLGGSSRRMSYVSAAMADMAQQHGDVEVVVGITVSGIPFATMMAEFLDADMAVFHPIKHRKEEDARGAVSSNFASVEGKRVIIVDDVITSGGTVAEAIKVFRSLGADPLAAVVLIDKKGLIELEKVPVESLIRVSRLG
- the hemC gene encoding hydroxymethylbilane synthase; protein product: MQVGTRGSSLAMVQTKNIITSLSKITDEETNITVIKTTGDKIKDSQLYNMDVKGIFTKELDRAVLEEEVDFAVHSLKDLPSELNDELEIVAVPPRESPHDVLVSPYKWDELPEGATLGTSSLRREAFCRYHQKNVDIQPIRGNIDTRIKKITSGEYQATLMAEAGLRRLGLSEHIQQRFPLDYITPAAGQGALAVVARNDSSKKDILKALNHKDSYQEIMAEKKVLEVLGVGCQWPLGVCARAQGDELELQTILLTKEGELISKHSMRGPINQAEDIGLEIARRMGEDC
- a CDS encoding NAD(+) kinase, translated to MIMGLVARSDIKGAVELAQEIADFLTEKEVDIVLDTPLAMELEKYQDKQCELKDMDVDMVVAIGGDGTILRTQSYISHKKIPLIGINMGTVGFLTEIDPENAFTAIEAVLAGNYFVEKRNQLLVWHNHELPPALNEVVLMTRKPAKMLHIQISVDDEIMEELRADGLIIATPSGSTAYSMSAGGPIIDPRVEAFVIVPICPFKLGARPTVVSDGSTIKVKLLREGKKAIAVIDGQFEEEINYMDEIIFHKSDNCAYFVRLTKDFYRKVREKLTQGGIN
- a CDS encoding YbjQ family protein: MLVLTTPTIEGKKINEYYGLVNGESLLGANVYKDMFSGVRDVVGGRTSAYEEELKKAREVALESMKEKAADKGANAVIGTRLAYHNLGGTMGNTIMVTVFGTAVSYEE
- the cfbE gene encoding coenzyme F430 synthase yields the protein MKILIVDLTHGGTILASEFSKKQDCKVFAWDIYHTLSEEDKSALEVQGIEMVDESFYESYFNENLSYGDDISGDDTSRDNNSELLVVAPVHCNLPHPPHMTHHQAVGFLLKDLITVPVIEITGVKGKTSTAAMLKEIYRDKNPLILSSLGVEVAGVGCQITLQKDISITPASIITAWKLAQEFYKDKKFDKDNFCNKIPRVDICIFESSLGGTGLADVGVITNIAEDYTIAKGSSSASKAKLQMFESKLVVCDNNSYQEIYSHHAPVNQKTNTFSMGGEKNDNVNVKVHNINYGLHKTVFQVEVTDLVTIDGKSINTSFEVSTFAPAQHHIENTLSAITASLSMGTPPKSVIKGLENFSGLPGRTSLSKRGKIMIIQEINPGINVTAVKKAVNMIKGYEKPALILGGSYGVTCEEIDEKSLSNFLADLNDDIFLILTGDLGCSVRERMGKNYNYHNNIELALNEAEKAGAKNILLIYRSNFSELSRR
- a CDS encoding DUF2116 family Zn-ribbon domain-containing protein, whose product is MIEQHKHCPVCGTPMPLNERFCSPNCEQIALANQKKVQKSKRLLYILFGLFIIVWLFFMLRGQLGF
- a CDS encoding DUF308 domain-containing protein is translated as MKNTIVGIIAIIVAVVMITAPVVGLATLGLISGLLILGMGIWLTLLGFGERTSNDLWLFPFLVGIVGIVMGVTFLFNTSWIISLGLWAYIITGILLLITGIIALLVGERKTYKVYAGIFGLLFGFLFLIVGFYNVNPDILGVLTGVGLLIYGILNIRE
- a CDS encoding bifunctional fructose-bisphosphatase/inositol-phosphate phosphatase, giving the protein MNREDQEFWGEVCQDLIEESQRAISPLIGSQKSGEIVKMGADGTPTTLIDMVAENKVMEVLEGVDRPLTLISEEIGEVTIGEGPSDAILVVDPLDGTSNAVKNIPAYGISVAVAPISPGKKGSLTIQDIQMGVVKNYATEDIYSAVKGQGAFVNGNDLTPSLKQDLAHISLGAYVYRMDMGKIEILCKSVRRMRILGAVAIELSYVADGTYDAFVDVKNNLRLVDVAAAKLILEESGGIVTDSNGKSLNGRLSVLEKTSLIATCNEVIHKKIMDILEGI
- a CDS encoding Gfo/Idh/MocA family oxidoreductase gives rise to the protein MKKLNVGVVGVGAMGHNHVRVYTRLKNANLLAVSDLMKGTLAEVSKKYNTVGFVDYDNVLKMPEIDAVSVCVPTTYHYEVVMSAIEQGKHVLVEKPIAFTLKEAKDMVKAARKQGVKLATGHVERFNPAVLEAKKLLREKLIGEVVSVSAKRVGPFPPRIKDVGVTIDLAIHEVDVMAYLLDSPVSKVYAHVGSRLEKCEYEDHAEIMMEFYNNAIGMLEVNWLTPYKKRQLEVTGTDGIISLDYIDQTVEIFGKNARNVRVPHHEPLMVELESFLNAIMLDEKPKITGEDGIHALKTVLAAMKSAKEKIPVKIDID